The DNA sequence GTCCAAGATACTCCGCTTCGCTGCGCATCTTGGACAACGGTTTTCGGGCAAGCCCGTGCTGCACAAGCTTCTCCGCTGCGCTGCGAACCTCGCACAACACGGGATATGTGGAAATTCAAAAATTTTTCTCGGCTGCGCCGAAAATTTCCGAACTTCGCATGTCCAGAAAAACGTTGTAAGAAATTATGAAAAATAAAGTCACCATAGTAACTCCAGTTTATAATGATTGGAAATGTCTAGAGTATCTGATACAGGACATAAATACATCACTAGCAAGTAAATTTGATGCTATCAATTTAGTTGTTGTAAATGATTGTTCGGTTGAGTTACCCATAATGCCAATTGAAATTCCCAAAAAAATAACTTACTCCCAAGTTGATTTAGTTTTAAATGTTGGGCATCAAAGAGCTATTTTGATAGGTCTATGCTATTGCTACGAACAGCAGATTGACTCGGAGTTTATAATTGTAATGGATTCTGATGGAGAAGACAATCCAAAATATATAAATCATTTCATAGACCAGGCCAATTCGTCTAGTAAAGGCCAAATAATATTTGCAAACAGGTCAAAACGTTCGGAAAGTTTAACTTTTAAGTTATTCTACTTTTTGTATAAGAAGGCGTTTAGATTATTAACGGGATCATCTATTTCTTTTGGTAATTTTAGTTGTATCCCAAAATCCTCATTATCAAAAATATGTAATAATCCGAGTTTTTGGAATCATTATTCAGCATCCGTAATAAAATCTAAGTTACCATATGACTTGATAATTACAGAAAGGAGTAAGCGATATTTTGGGGTTTCGAAAATGAATTTTAACAGCCTAATTCTTCATGGTCTAAGTTCACTATCTGTTTATATTGAGTCAATTATTATCCGAGTACTTAAACTAAGCTTTTTGATTTTTATACTCATGATAATCATAGGTGTAAGTGTACTATCTATCAAGTATTTTTCGGAATACGCTATTCCTGGATGGGCTACGAATGTATTTGGATTTATCTTCAATTTATTAATTACAGTTTTATTGTTCAATCTGTTAATAATCCTCACTCACCTAAATAATAGAAATAAACCTATTACTAAGCCAATTGATTTCTATAAACAAATTATTAAACAATAATAATTCATGAAAGACTCAAAATACATAGGTAATGAATTAACCATATTTAAAGATGCTGTAAACTGGAAACATTATTGGTATAATTCAATCAGTAAATTTATTTCAGGCGATGTACTTGAAGTAGGTGCTGGGATAGGTATAAATACGAATCTAATTCTGCAAAATCATTCTGATATCAGGAGTATAACATCTATTGAGCCAGATAAAACACTAGCAGATCAAATTTTAGACAACCTTAAAGGAGACAGGTCAAAAGTGACAGTCCTAAATCAATATTTACAAGATTTGCCTAATGATAAAAAATTTGACACCATTATTTACATTGATGTCATTGAACATATTGAGCATGATTCTATAGAACTTAATAAGGCTAAATTACACTTAAAAGAAGGGGGCCTATTAATCATTTTAGTTCCTGCATATAATTATTTATTTAGCCCTTTTGATCAAGCAGTTGGGCATTACAGGAGATATAATAGAAAAATGCTTTCTGATGCAATTCCCAATGACATGAGTAAGTTAGATTTATTTTACTTAGATTCGCTAGGACTGTGTGCATCTTTAGTGAATAAGTTTTTCTTGAAGCAGTCTTACCCAACAAGAAGTCAAATTCTAAAGTATGACAGGCTGATTGTACCTATTTCTAAAATCATAGACAAGTTAATATTAAATTCATTTGGCAAATCATTAATCGGG is a window from the Lewinella sp. LCG006 genome containing:
- a CDS encoding glycosyltransferase is translated as MKNKVTIVTPVYNDWKCLEYLIQDINTSLASKFDAINLVVVNDCSVELPIMPIEIPKKITYSQVDLVLNVGHQRAILIGLCYCYEQQIDSEFIIVMDSDGEDNPKYINHFIDQANSSSKGQIIFANRSKRSESLTFKLFYFLYKKAFRLLTGSSISFGNFSCIPKSSLSKICNNPSFWNHYSASVIKSKLPYDLIITERSKRYFGVSKMNFNSLILHGLSSLSVYIESIIIRVLKLSFLIFILMIIIGVSVLSIKYFSEYAIPGWATNVFGFIFNLLITVLLFNLLIILTHLNNRNKPITKPIDFYKQIIKQ
- a CDS encoding class I SAM-dependent methyltransferase, whose product is MKDSKYIGNELTIFKDAVNWKHYWYNSISKFISGDVLEVGAGIGINTNLILQNHSDIRSITSIEPDKTLADQILDNLKGDRSKVTVLNQYLQDLPNDKKFDTIIYIDVIEHIEHDSIELNKAKLHLKEGGLLIILVPAYNYLFSPFDQAVGHYRRYNRKMLSDAIPNDMSKLDLFYLDSLGLCASLVNKFFLKQSYPTRSQILKYDRLIVPISKIIDKLILNSFGKSLIGIWKK